A single region of the Rathayibacter rathayi genome encodes:
- a CDS encoding YcaO-like family protein → MNVLGPTPTPGAQYDLGGLADLDRLVGPLGVVHGVQRLPNQAGEPGFPIYVAQLGDLSPLSKNVRESTRGGSTRGQIDGAGGALDAEKASRLCLAEAIERYASCFVPDDQLVWASSDELGDEAINLRRFPQCSEAELRNPRSIHAPVDTTAPIRWVRGWSLTRSRPVYVPAVSTWLYIPARTRAERFTMPISTGCATHTSLAQAVVNGLSEVIERDSIALTWLQRIPWPQLEIDVDDERLAPFLERYRTSHVRTRFYDATTDAGVPTFYSVDVTPENEVLGQLVMANTSLDPIDSVAKMLRESASSRIAMQASRGRPTDIDEFTSVFHGASYMGAPQRIRDYDFLLESDETRRLSEIRSQLTGDPESDLQGMLERLARINAEVIVVEITTEEARAAGFRVVRVLVPELMPLSFVHTGRYLAHPRLYEAPVAMGYAAADEAGINPLPQPFA, encoded by the coding sequence ATGAATGTCCTCGGCCCCACCCCCACTCCCGGCGCCCAGTACGACCTGGGCGGGCTCGCGGACCTCGACCGACTCGTCGGTCCCCTCGGAGTCGTCCACGGCGTCCAGCGGTTGCCCAATCAGGCCGGCGAGCCCGGCTTCCCGATCTACGTCGCGCAGCTCGGCGACCTCTCGCCACTGTCCAAGAACGTCCGGGAGTCGACGCGCGGCGGCTCCACCCGTGGTCAGATCGACGGCGCAGGAGGCGCCCTCGATGCCGAGAAGGCGTCGCGGCTCTGCCTGGCGGAGGCGATCGAGCGCTATGCGTCGTGCTTCGTGCCCGATGACCAGCTGGTCTGGGCCTCCTCGGACGAACTCGGCGACGAGGCGATCAATCTGCGCCGCTTTCCGCAGTGCTCGGAGGCCGAGCTGCGCAACCCGCGCTCGATCCATGCCCCGGTCGACACGACCGCCCCGATCCGTTGGGTGCGCGGCTGGTCGCTGACCCGCTCTCGCCCCGTCTACGTACCGGCGGTCTCGACCTGGCTGTACATCCCCGCCCGCACGAGGGCAGAGCGGTTCACGATGCCCATCTCGACCGGGTGCGCCACGCACACATCGCTGGCGCAAGCCGTGGTGAACGGGCTCAGCGAGGTCATCGAGCGCGACTCCATCGCCCTCACCTGGCTGCAGCGCATACCGTGGCCGCAGCTCGAGATCGACGTGGATGACGAGCGCCTCGCACCGTTCCTCGAGCGCTACCGCACGAGCCATGTACGCACCCGCTTCTACGACGCGACCACGGATGCGGGGGTTCCCACCTTCTACTCCGTCGATGTGACGCCCGAGAACGAGGTCCTCGGCCAGTTGGTCATGGCTAACACCTCGCTCGACCCGATCGACTCCGTCGCCAAGATGCTCCGGGAGTCCGCCTCCTCGCGTATCGCCATGCAAGCGTCGCGCGGCCGGCCGACGGACATCGATGAGTTCACGTCGGTGTTCCACGGAGCCAGCTACATGGGAGCGCCGCAGCGGATCCGGGACTACGACTTCCTGTTGGAGTCGGACGAGACCCGACGGCTGTCCGAGATCCGCTCGCAGCTCACCGGTGATCCGGAGTCGGATCTTCAAGGGATGCTCGAGCGCCTCGCCCGCATCAACGCCGAGGTGATCGTGGTCGAGATCACGACTGAGGAGGCACGAGCTGCGGGCTTCCGCGTGGTCCGGGTCCTAGTCCCCGAGCTCATGCCTCTTTCATTCGTGCATACCGGCCGCTACCTGGCCCATCCCCGCCTCTACGAGGCGCCGGTCGCGATGGGCTACGCCGCCGCCGACGAGGCCGGCATCAACCCGCTCCCTCAACCGTTCGCCTGA
- a CDS encoding nitroreductase family protein, whose amino-acid sequence MSESGVLAAEAMGLAALNDPQFRLPRRPRLAPGLVVVPGDDCVLVEGGPSRQLLGGRSASAVLGRLLPLLDGSRSVQELAVATDRTPQDTHSAVALLYASGLLEDAQDAPDVADADPAALAFYSRSIDSTRINASGAEALQRLRARRVLVVAGPTATGLAAALVDELRRTELSDVELAEPGTVPAVSGRSLLVIVGDSAQLRRDAERAADAGVGVLPVRLSGRRLYYGPYVDPSYTVRFDDLAEQIAAEDHHDPSADDQPLAAALVAGEVTTLLSRVGTPLSQQSLVRLDLETLVQERLVAVPSTADGIPLAYAFEASTAFPPRALASLKDHQVHYKQSNLALQRESKRWPSAPTLPLAERAVSKSPSREAPAPLPDPEAPATVAALSAGILSDIVIRTAGNRESGGPREGKVRRWAASGGNLGSVQAYVLARRVDGLAAGAYGYQRGDDSWAELPWADPGTPLPGAPLEADAVLVLTGALGRVASKYAAFAWRIVHLDAGVAVTHIRLLAAAHGLRAVAAPAWDDDAIAGLLGLDITVEPVTAVLSLFSAGCPSAPSPTGGTPR is encoded by the coding sequence ATGTCTGAATCCGGTGTGCTCGCCGCGGAGGCGATGGGGCTTGCGGCGCTCAATGATCCCCAGTTCCGTCTCCCTCGTCGGCCTCGACTGGCTCCGGGCCTGGTCGTCGTGCCTGGTGACGACTGCGTGCTTGTTGAAGGCGGGCCGTCCCGACAGCTGCTCGGCGGGCGCTCGGCGAGTGCTGTGCTCGGCCGCCTGCTCCCGCTGCTCGACGGTTCTCGCTCGGTTCAGGAGCTGGCCGTCGCCACGGATCGGACCCCGCAGGACACCCACTCGGCGGTCGCCCTGCTCTACGCGAGCGGCCTGCTCGAAGACGCACAGGATGCCCCCGACGTCGCTGATGCCGACCCGGCCGCCCTCGCCTTCTACTCCCGCTCTATCGACTCGACGCGCATCAACGCCTCGGGCGCCGAGGCCCTGCAGCGTCTGCGCGCCCGCCGGGTGCTGGTGGTCGCCGGACCGACGGCCACCGGACTCGCCGCAGCGTTGGTCGACGAGCTCCGACGCACGGAACTCAGCGACGTCGAGCTGGCCGAGCCGGGTACGGTGCCAGCGGTCTCGGGCCGGAGTCTCCTGGTCATCGTCGGCGACTCGGCGCAGCTGCGGCGCGATGCCGAGCGTGCTGCCGACGCCGGCGTCGGCGTGCTGCCTGTACGCCTGAGCGGTCGCCGCCTCTACTACGGCCCGTACGTCGACCCGTCCTACACGGTGCGGTTCGACGACCTGGCCGAGCAGATCGCGGCCGAGGACCACCACGACCCGTCGGCCGACGATCAGCCGCTGGCCGCCGCGCTCGTCGCCGGCGAAGTCACGACCCTGCTCTCTCGAGTCGGCACGCCGCTCTCGCAGCAGTCGCTCGTGCGCCTCGACCTCGAGACGCTGGTGCAGGAACGCCTGGTGGCGGTCCCCTCGACGGCCGACGGCATCCCGCTCGCCTACGCCTTCGAGGCGTCGACCGCCTTCCCGCCGCGCGCTCTCGCCTCGCTCAAGGACCACCAGGTGCACTACAAGCAGTCAAACCTCGCGCTGCAGCGCGAGTCGAAACGCTGGCCCAGCGCGCCGACCCTGCCACTTGCCGAGCGCGCCGTCTCGAAGAGCCCTTCCCGGGAGGCTCCTGCGCCCCTGCCCGATCCTGAGGCGCCCGCCACGGTGGCCGCGCTGTCCGCGGGCATCCTCTCGGACATCGTGATCCGCACCGCGGGGAACCGTGAGAGCGGGGGCCCGCGCGAAGGGAAGGTGCGCCGCTGGGCTGCCTCGGGGGGCAACCTCGGCTCGGTGCAGGCCTATGTCCTGGCGCGGAGAGTCGACGGCCTCGCCGCCGGCGCGTACGGGTACCAGCGCGGCGACGATTCCTGGGCCGAGCTGCCGTGGGCCGATCCGGGAACGCCGCTCCCCGGGGCGCCACTCGAGGCGGACGCCGTCCTCGTGCTCACCGGAGCGCTCGGCCGCGTCGCCTCGAAGTACGCCGCGTTCGCCTGGCGCATCGTGCACCTGGATGCGGGAGTCGCCGTGACCCACATCCGGCTCCTCGCCGCGGCACACGGCCTCCGCGCCGTCGCCGCTCCCGCCTGGGACGACGACGCGATCGCGGGGCTGCTCGGCCTCGATATCACCGTCGAACCGGTGACAGCTGTCCTCTCTCTCTTCAGCGCAGGCTGCCCAAGCGCACCGTCTCCGACCGGAGGAACCCCGCGATGA
- a CDS encoding thiocillin family RiPP gives MTTTTSQDELFSVDIEGLGVAELPSDAALASLSSASTAGSASCPGSSASTVGTVGCVG, from the coding sequence ATGACCACCACCACCTCTCAGGACGAGCTGTTTTCGGTCGATATAGAGGGCCTCGGCGTCGCCGAGCTGCCGAGCGACGCCGCCCTCGCCTCGCTGAGTTCGGCCTCGACCGCTGGCTCCGCCTCCTGTCCCGGCTCCTCCGCCTCCACTGTGGGCACCGTCGGCTGCGTCGGCTGA
- a CDS encoding thiocillin family RiPP, with protein MFTSTSTSLTAQDLTAQDLDGDLGVEELSSQSALGTWGSAGTFGSAGCPGSTASSAGTASSFG; from the coding sequence ATGTTCACCAGTACCAGTACCAGCCTGACCGCACAGGACCTGACCGCACAGGACCTCGACGGCGACCTCGGCGTCGAAGAACTGAGCAGCCAGAGTGCCCTGGGCACATGGGGCTCGGCCGGCACCTTCGGCTCGGCCGGGTGCCCTGGCTCGACCGCGAGCAGTGCCGGCACAGCCTCCTCCTTCGGCTGA
- a CDS encoding thiocillin family RiPP: MTLNSNENQDLFAADLTVEELDNQVAAGFTTAGSFATGSSAACPASSISTGSSFSSAGD; this comes from the coding sequence ATGACCCTGAACTCCAACGAGAACCAGGACCTCTTCGCCGCTGACCTCACCGTCGAAGAACTCGACAACCAGGTAGCGGCGGGTTTCACCACCGCAGGCTCGTTCGCGACCGGTAGCTCGGCCGCTTGCCCGGCCTCGTCCATTTCCACCGGCAGCTCTTTCTCGAGCGCCGGCGACTGA
- a CDS encoding M50 family metallopeptidase, translated as MGSENVLHSPASATEDAPLDWFRNAHPRLREDVELLEGLDGKPLLYIGATGRYLAIGRDVVPLLPLFDGVTTGAELVERLRGDRDPEQVATRVSWLAHSLRQAGALEEPPARVGVRRGLARFMRREHLLRLPLTRSVGLVLEPVVAPLRAIPGPRLAALWITLAAVGAVLGVVALATAGANWRLPAHAWLLYPLIFAQIAAHELSHALVCQYLRVPVREAGIGLMLYVMPVGYVDRTDAYRVADRRSRAFLSSAGPVNDQLWFGAAAVVAMTVPGEPGDLAFMLLIFQAFLTVMNLNPVTPSDGYQVVSAFAGEVNVRGQALSYLTHRLLRIPLPPGVAALTPRRRRFYLGYAVACLLFLALLVAGVLRTLLGLVEVLS; from the coding sequence GTGGGATCAGAAAACGTCCTCCACAGCCCAGCGTCTGCGACTGAGGACGCACCCCTGGACTGGTTCCGCAACGCACACCCGCGCCTCCGCGAAGACGTGGAGCTGCTTGAGGGCCTCGACGGGAAGCCGCTCCTTTACATCGGCGCCACCGGCCGCTACCTCGCGATCGGTCGCGACGTCGTCCCGCTCCTGCCGCTCTTTGACGGCGTCACTACCGGTGCGGAGCTCGTCGAGCGCCTGCGCGGCGACCGAGATCCCGAGCAGGTCGCCACCCGCGTGAGCTGGCTCGCTCACAGCCTGCGCCAGGCCGGCGCGCTCGAGGAGCCGCCGGCCCGGGTCGGCGTTCGCCGTGGGCTCGCGCGTTTCATGCGCCGCGAGCACCTGCTGCGCCTGCCGCTCACCCGGAGCGTCGGACTCGTCCTCGAGCCGGTGGTCGCGCCGCTCCGGGCTATCCCTGGCCCCCGTCTCGCCGCTCTCTGGATCACACTGGCTGCCGTGGGCGCCGTCCTCGGAGTCGTGGCACTCGCCACGGCCGGCGCCAACTGGCGCCTCCCCGCCCACGCCTGGCTGCTGTATCCGCTGATCTTCGCGCAGATCGCCGCGCACGAGCTGTCGCATGCCCTCGTCTGTCAGTACCTGCGCGTGCCGGTGCGCGAAGCGGGGATCGGTTTGATGCTCTACGTCATGCCGGTTGGGTACGTCGACCGCACCGACGCCTACCGAGTCGCGGACCGTCGCTCCCGCGCCTTCCTCTCGTCGGCCGGTCCTGTCAACGACCAGCTCTGGTTCGGTGCCGCGGCCGTCGTCGCGATGACGGTGCCCGGTGAGCCAGGCGACCTCGCCTTCATGCTCCTGATCTTCCAGGCCTTCCTCACTGTCATGAATCTCAACCCGGTGACTCCCTCGGATGGTTACCAGGTCGTCTCGGCGTTCGCCGGCGAGGTGAACGTCCGCGGTCAGGCGCTCTCCTACCTCACCCACCGGCTCCTGCGGATTCCGCTGCCGCCCGGAGTCGCCGCACTCACCCCGCGCCGCCGCCGCTTCTACCTCGGTTACGCCGTCGCCTGCCTCCTGTTCCTCGCTCTGCTGGTCGCGGGCGTCCTGCGCACCCTCCTAGGGCTCGTGGAGGTTCTCTCGTGA
- a CDS encoding lantibiotic dehydratase C-terminal domain-containing protein, which translates to MTLLGSAPRPLDVAAAPQWWYARLYTGGVDAIDDVIAELLPSLLAEVRALDASRWFFLRYVDPSGPHLRLRVFGPGASLDRLVRVSRDLCTHLELIVSASRSPRIELVRGANAAVFTGSGDAVGLRPAVYEPETDKYGGLDGVELAERVFEFSSELALWGVAEYEKGADRDALAALLLADGAGALAHGTRAQEWPARRAVSWLRFWQIHAEWWTGAVFGDETVRAGLDAHVCAHRSAVMERLRRTAVQPGVEAWRRRWFRAVDDYLTAAGRLGVPRTPQHLVFHQNHLLMNRLGYLPREEALLGLHARDWVALSGDPTTAAPRSSPASAYAAASVPRPVPGFATKREN; encoded by the coding sequence ATGACGCTCCTCGGCTCTGCCCCGCGACCCCTCGACGTGGCCGCGGCCCCACAGTGGTGGTACGCGCGCCTCTACACCGGAGGCGTCGATGCGATCGACGACGTGATCGCGGAACTCCTGCCGTCGCTGCTGGCCGAGGTACGCGCGCTGGACGCGAGCCGGTGGTTCTTCCTCCGTTACGTCGATCCGAGCGGGCCGCACCTGCGGTTGCGCGTCTTCGGCCCTGGGGCGAGCCTCGACCGGCTCGTCCGTGTCTCCCGCGATCTCTGCACGCACCTCGAACTCATTGTGAGCGCGTCTCGCTCCCCACGGATCGAACTCGTTCGCGGTGCGAATGCCGCGGTCTTCACCGGCTCCGGGGATGCTGTTGGCCTACGCCCGGCTGTCTACGAGCCCGAGACCGACAAGTACGGCGGACTCGACGGCGTCGAATTGGCGGAGCGCGTCTTCGAGTTCTCTTCGGAGCTGGCGCTGTGGGGCGTCGCTGAGTACGAGAAGGGGGCTGACCGGGATGCGCTCGCGGCGCTCCTGCTCGCCGACGGGGCCGGTGCGCTCGCCCACGGTACCCGCGCTCAGGAGTGGCCTGCGCGCCGCGCCGTCTCGTGGCTCCGGTTCTGGCAGATCCACGCCGAGTGGTGGACGGGTGCCGTCTTCGGCGACGAGACGGTGCGCGCGGGGCTTGATGCGCACGTCTGCGCTCATCGGAGTGCTGTGATGGAGCGTCTGCGACGTACCGCGGTGCAACCTGGAGTGGAGGCGTGGCGCCGTCGGTGGTTCCGCGCGGTCGACGACTACCTCACCGCGGCCGGTCGGCTCGGGGTGCCGCGCACACCGCAACACCTCGTGTTCCATCAGAATCATCTCCTGATGAACCGACTCGGGTACCTTCCGCGCGAGGAGGCTCTGCTCGGGCTTCACGCGCGCGACTGGGTTGCCCTATCGGGTGATCCGACCACGGCGGCACCCCGATCATCTCCTGCATCTGCCTACGCTGCCGCATCCGTACCCCGACCTGTACCCGGGTTCGCGACGAAAAGAGAGAATTGA
- a CDS encoding type I restriction endonuclease: protein MEFTERLIALATKVHQQRENIQTEEATKNAFIMPFISTILGYDVFNPLEVVPEFIADVGVKKGEKIDYAIVHNGAVQMLIECKKSAEPLRLEHASQLFRYFAVTSARIAVLTNGEQYHFYTDLDAPNRMDAKPFLVLDLTDIDETLIPELTKLTKEVFDLDSIISAAGELKYIGQLKRELGTQFTAPSDEWIKFFTTRVYEGSYTQKVREQFSALVSKASKQFLNEQVNERLKTALGAPNFPGTEAIAAEQSLTSQAVVEEELEEQSDLETTLEELEGFQIIKAIACSEVKVNRIAQRDAKSYFAVILDDNNRKPVARLHFNRKQKYLGTFDAEKNETRHPIASLDEIYSYAEIIRESVRTHA from the coding sequence GTGGAATTCACCGAACGACTCATCGCTCTGGCGACGAAGGTCCACCAGCAGCGCGAGAACATCCAGACGGAGGAGGCGACGAAGAACGCGTTCATCATGCCGTTCATTTCGACAATCCTCGGTTACGACGTCTTCAACCCGCTCGAAGTTGTGCCCGAATTCATCGCGGATGTCGGAGTGAAGAAGGGCGAGAAGATCGATTACGCGATCGTCCACAATGGCGCCGTGCAGATGCTGATCGAATGCAAGAAGTCCGCGGAACCTCTACGCCTCGAGCACGCCTCGCAGCTATTCCGCTATTTCGCAGTCACCAGTGCGAGAATCGCTGTCCTCACCAACGGAGAGCAATACCACTTCTACACCGACCTCGACGCTCCAAACCGCATGGATGCGAAGCCGTTCCTCGTGCTGGACCTGACAGACATCGACGAGACGCTCATCCCCGAGCTGACGAAGCTGACCAAGGAGGTCTTCGACCTCGATTCGATCATCAGCGCGGCGGGCGAACTCAAATACATTGGGCAGCTGAAGCGGGAGCTCGGCACCCAGTTCACTGCCCCCAGCGACGAGTGGATCAAGTTCTTCACCACCCGGGTTTACGAAGGCTCCTACACGCAGAAGGTGCGAGAGCAGTTCTCGGCACTGGTGTCGAAGGCGTCCAAGCAATTCCTCAACGAACAGGTCAATGAGCGACTGAAGACCGCTCTCGGTGCGCCCAACTTCCCTGGCACCGAGGCGATTGCAGCAGAGCAGTCACTCACCAGTCAGGCCGTCGTCGAGGAGGAACTCGAGGAGCAGAGCGACCTCGAGACGACTCTGGAGGAACTTGAGGGCTTCCAGATTATCAAGGCCATCGCCTGTAGCGAGGTGAAGGTGAATCGGATCGCGCAGAGAGACGCGAAATCGTACTTCGCGGTGATCCTGGACGACAACAACCGCAAACCGGTCGCCCGCCTGCACTTCAACCGTAAGCAGAAGTACCTCGGCACGTTCGACGCGGAGAAGAACGAGACCCGACACCCGATCGCCTCCCTCGACGAGATCTACTCGTACGCGGAGATCATCAGGGAAAGCGTACGCACGCATGCCTGA
- a CDS encoding YqjF family protein: MSSVEPVTRSAPPLGGVRILRQRWTEATFLHWRVDPAVVAPHLPPGTRPDEHDGSSWVGLIPFQLSRTAFLGGPRVPWLGTFPEVNVRLYSVDEHGRRGVVFVSLDAAHLVPVLTAQAMFGLPYRWARMSIERRHGAVIYDTIRHTDAAAHSRIVVRPGEPTGDDPLALFLTARWAYHERHLGSTWYGRNLHRPWPLRRAELLALDDGLLEAAGFPGLASRAPDSVLYSPGVETVFALPQRVAREETHGRGWR; this comes from the coding sequence GTGAGCTCTGTCGAACCCGTCACCCGTTCCGCGCCCCCGCTCGGCGGAGTGCGCATCCTGCGGCAGCGCTGGACCGAGGCGACATTCCTGCACTGGCGCGTGGACCCTGCAGTGGTGGCGCCCCATCTGCCGCCCGGGACCAGGCCGGACGAGCACGACGGTTCCTCCTGGGTAGGACTCATCCCCTTCCAACTCTCGCGGACAGCCTTCCTGGGCGGACCGCGAGTGCCGTGGCTCGGCACGTTCCCCGAGGTGAACGTGCGCCTCTACTCCGTCGACGAACACGGGCGTCGGGGAGTCGTCTTCGTCTCACTCGACGCGGCGCACCTGGTGCCCGTGCTGACGGCGCAGGCGATGTTCGGGCTCCCCTACCGATGGGCGCGAATGAGTATCGAGCGCCGCCACGGCGCGGTGATCTACGACACGATCCGGCACACGGACGCGGCCGCCCACTCCCGGATCGTCGTGCGCCCCGGAGAGCCCACGGGCGATGATCCGCTGGCCTTGTTCCTCACCGCACGCTGGGCCTACCACGAGCGACACCTGGGCTCGACCTGGTACGGACGGAACCTGCACCGTCCGTGGCCGCTGCGCCGCGCAGAGCTGTTGGCCCTCGACGACGGGCTCCTCGAGGCGGCGGGCTTCCCGGGGCTGGCGTCCCGGGCGCCGGACTCGGTGCTGTACTCGCCCGGAGTCGAGACGGTGTTCGCGCTGCCACAGCGGGTGGCACGGGAGGAGACCCACGGAAGGGGGTGGCGCTGA
- a CDS encoding DMT family transporter — MTHTASSAPPSTRDAVLLWAAIVVTVLLWASAFVGIRATTEDFGPGALTLGRIVVGSLALTVVRLVLSARRRRSATALDPRTAVPRGRVLVLVLAWGVAWFGVYNLSLNAAERHVDAGTAALLVNIAPMITAVLAGLLLGEGFPRRLIAGMVVALTGVGVIAFSTSTGQFDVIGVVLGLVAAVVYGSAATLQKRLLDRIDAPTMTWLGCLAGTLACLPFAPELIEALRTAPVSSVLAVIYLGIFPTAVAFTTWGYVLARSSAGRTAASTYAVPAVVVLLSWLVLGETPPPAALLGGALALAGVAVATLRRRPRAT; from the coding sequence ATGACACATACCGCCTCCTCTGCACCGCCCTCCACGAGGGACGCCGTCCTGCTCTGGGCGGCGATCGTGGTGACCGTCCTGCTCTGGGCGTCGGCGTTCGTTGGGATCCGCGCCACGACCGAGGATTTCGGTCCTGGTGCGCTCACCCTGGGCCGCATCGTGGTCGGCTCGCTGGCGCTCACTGTCGTCCGGCTCGTCCTCTCCGCCCGTAGGCGCCGCTCGGCCACTGCTCTCGATCCGCGGACCGCCGTGCCGCGGGGCCGCGTCCTCGTTCTCGTGCTGGCCTGGGGAGTCGCGTGGTTCGGGGTGTACAACCTCTCGTTGAACGCGGCGGAACGGCATGTCGATGCGGGGACGGCGGCGCTGCTGGTAAATATCGCGCCGATGATCACCGCTGTGCTCGCCGGGCTGCTGCTCGGTGAGGGCTTCCCGCGGCGGCTGATTGCGGGGATGGTCGTGGCGCTGACCGGTGTCGGAGTGATCGCGTTCTCCACGTCGACCGGGCAGTTCGACGTGATCGGAGTCGTCCTGGGCCTGGTCGCGGCCGTCGTCTACGGGAGTGCCGCGACGCTCCAGAAGCGCCTGCTGGACCGGATTGACGCGCCGACGATGACCTGGCTGGGGTGCCTCGCCGGGACGCTCGCGTGCCTGCCGTTCGCGCCGGAGCTGATCGAGGCGCTCCGCACCGCGCCGGTCTCCTCCGTCCTCGCGGTCATCTATCTCGGGATCTTCCCGACAGCGGTCGCCTTCACGACCTGGGGCTACGTCCTCGCCCGGTCCAGCGCGGGGCGAACGGCCGCCTCGACGTACGCGGTGCCCGCGGTGGTCGTTCTGCTGTCCTGGCTCGTCCTCGGTGAGACTCCGCCTCCCGCCGCACTGCTCGGCGGTGCGCTCGCCCTGGCCGGAGTCGCGGTGGCGACGCTGCGGAGGCGTCCCCGCGCGACCTGA
- a CDS encoding toxic anion resistance protein, with product MTEALQQPVQNALSLTPPEPVAAVPTTSAPSIAPKVPEAALPGLEAKVDGYLDTLLATEVRSPEFATRANDIRTMGDADIRSAADSSNRLLSTPVRALKEGGLSEGSTIGTTLLELRRTVEDLDPSEDNVQKKILGFIPFGNRITDYFRRYESAQSHLNAIIQALYDGQDELRKDNAALNLEKQNLWETMSRLNEYIYVAERLDVKLSATIAELDATDPERAKTLREDVLFSARQKHQDLLTQLAVSIQGYLAIDVIIKNNVELIKGVDRATTTTVSALRTAVIVAQALANQRLVLDQITALNTTTSNMIEATSRMLADQSASIQSQAASATVGLPQLQAAFANIYQTMDSISDFKIKALDSMAQTVGVLQTETAKAGDYVERARRSNSDIDAASSLDLGR from the coding sequence ATGACCGAGGCCCTGCAGCAGCCCGTCCAGAACGCCCTCTCGCTCACGCCTCCGGAGCCGGTGGCGGCGGTGCCGACCACGTCGGCGCCGTCGATCGCGCCGAAGGTCCCGGAGGCGGCCCTGCCCGGCCTTGAGGCGAAGGTGGACGGCTACCTCGATACGCTCCTGGCGACGGAGGTGCGCAGCCCCGAATTCGCGACCCGGGCCAACGATATCCGCACGATGGGCGACGCCGACATCCGCTCGGCCGCTGACTCGTCGAATCGGCTGCTGAGCACGCCGGTGCGCGCGCTGAAGGAGGGCGGGCTCTCCGAGGGGTCGACCATCGGCACGACGCTGCTCGAGCTGCGTCGCACGGTGGAGGACCTGGATCCGTCCGAGGACAACGTGCAGAAGAAGATCCTCGGCTTCATCCCCTTCGGCAACAGGATCACCGACTACTTCCGTCGGTACGAGAGCGCCCAGTCGCACCTCAACGCCATCATCCAGGCCCTGTACGACGGGCAGGACGAGCTGCGGAAGGACAACGCGGCGCTCAACCTCGAGAAGCAGAACCTGTGGGAGACGATGTCGCGTCTCAACGAGTACATCTACGTCGCCGAGCGGCTCGACGTGAAGCTCTCGGCGACGATCGCGGAGCTTGACGCGACCGACCCGGAGCGGGCGAAGACGCTGCGCGAGGACGTCCTCTTCTCCGCGCGCCAGAAACACCAGGACCTGCTGACCCAGCTCGCCGTCTCGATCCAGGGTTACCTTGCGATCGACGTCATCATCAAGAACAACGTCGAGCTGATCAAGGGCGTCGATCGCGCGACGACCACCACCGTGTCGGCGCTGCGCACGGCGGTCATCGTCGCGCAGGCGCTCGCCAACCAGCGTCTCGTCCTCGATCAGATCACCGCGCTCAACACGACCACGTCGAACATGATCGAGGCCACCTCGCGCATGCTCGCCGACCAGTCGGCCTCGATCCAGTCGCAGGCCGCCTCCGCCACCGTCGGGCTGCCGCAGTTGCAGGCCGCGTTCGCGAACATCTACCAGACGATGGATTCGATCTCGGACTTCAAGATCAAGGCGCTGGACAGCATGGCCCAGACCGTCGGAGTCCTCCAGACCGAGACGGCCAAGGCGGGCGACTACGTGGAGCGCGCTCGCCGCAGCAACTCGGACATCGACGCGGCGTCCTCGCTCGATCTCGGCCGCTAG
- a CDS encoding AAA family ATPase — protein MKSEIKRQTQLLRIDTLRQAAGLSTPTLTRHLVFTGNPGTGKTTVARLVSRIYRSLGILSQGVLVEVDRSELVAGYLGQTATKTAEVIASARGGILFIDEAYALALDQYGAEAVTTLVKDMEDHRGDLVVIVAGYSGPMQGFLETNPGLASRFSTTIDFADYSDDELSAIFRRLAASADFEPTEAALAAFAELASAQQRTEAFGNGRWVRNVLDAAITRHAWRLRDVEEPTLDELRILLPEDVVESPADAGSPADATGAKTTDSGLGPPTPESPEEETR, from the coding sequence GTGAAGAGCGAGATCAAGCGGCAGACCCAGCTGCTCCGGATCGACACGCTGCGCCAGGCCGCCGGGCTCAGTACGCCCACGCTCACGCGCCACCTCGTCTTCACGGGGAACCCCGGCACGGGTAAGACGACGGTGGCGCGGCTGGTCTCGCGGATCTACCGCTCGCTGGGCATCCTCTCCCAGGGTGTGCTCGTCGAGGTCGACCGCTCGGAGTTGGTGGCCGGCTACCTCGGGCAGACCGCGACGAAGACGGCCGAGGTCATCGCCTCGGCGCGCGGCGGGATCCTCTTCATCGACGAGGCGTACGCGCTCGCGCTCGATCAGTACGGGGCGGAGGCGGTCACCACCCTCGTGAAGGACATGGAGGATCACCGGGGCGACCTCGTGGTGATCGTCGCCGGCTACTCCGGGCCGATGCAGGGCTTCCTCGAGACCAACCCCGGTCTCGCCAGCCGCTTCTCGACCACGATCGACTTCGCCGACTACTCCGACGACGAACTCTCGGCGATCTTCCGTCGGCTGGCCGCCTCCGCGGACTTCGAGCCGACGGAGGCGGCGCTCGCCGCGTTCGCCGAGCTCGCGTCGGCGCAGCAGCGCACGGAGGCGTTCGGCAACGGGCGCTGGGTGCGCAACGTCCTCGACGCCGCGATCACCCGCCACGCCTGGCGCCTGCGAGACGTGGAGGAGCCGACGCTGGACGAGTTGCGCATCCTGCTCCCGGAGGACGTCGTGGAGAGCCCGGCCGACGCAGGAAGCCCGGCCGACGCCACTGGTGCCAAGACCACCGACAGCGGCCTCGGGCCGCCCACCCCCGAAAGCCCCGAGGAGGAGACCCGATGA